In Ensifer canadensis, a genomic segment contains:
- a CDS encoding LysR family transcriptional regulator has protein sequence MIDKLEMFLVLARERHFGRAALECGVTQPTLSAAIRQLEEQLGVMLVSRGSRFQGLTPEGQRVLEWARRIVGDARTMREEMRAARKGLSGHIRLAAIPTTLAMVPMITAPFQEKHPDVTFSVLSTTSLQILALLENLEIDAGLTYLENEPLGRVTSVPLQIERYHLVTATGTPLSDRETVTWKEVSNVRLCLLTADMQNRRIVNQHLSEAGVVAEPTLESNSMIVLFSHVRTGRWASIMPFNVAKSFGFHDDIKMIPIVEPDARHTVGLVATHREPFTPLVSALLHEARILGERNQVQ, from the coding sequence ATGATCGACAAGCTGGAAATGTTCCTGGTGCTCGCTCGCGAAAGGCACTTCGGCCGGGCGGCGCTTGAATGCGGCGTGACGCAACCGACGTTGTCGGCGGCAATCCGCCAGCTGGAAGAACAGCTCGGCGTCATGCTCGTCAGCCGCGGTTCGCGTTTTCAGGGGCTGACCCCGGAGGGGCAGCGGGTGCTGGAATGGGCGCGGCGCATCGTCGGCGATGCCCGCACGATGCGCGAGGAAATGCGCGCGGCGCGCAAGGGGCTCTCCGGGCATATCAGGCTGGCGGCGATCCCGACGACGCTTGCCATGGTGCCGATGATCACCGCGCCGTTTCAGGAGAAGCATCCGGATGTGACGTTCTCGGTGCTGTCGACCACCTCGTTGCAGATCCTGGCGCTGCTCGAAAACCTCGAGATCGATGCCGGACTGACCTATCTGGAGAACGAGCCGCTCGGGCGCGTGACCAGCGTTCCGCTGCAGATCGAGCGATATCACCTCGTGACGGCCACCGGAACGCCGCTTTCCGATCGCGAAACCGTGACGTGGAAGGAGGTTAGCAACGTTCGGCTTTGTCTATTGACCGCCGATATGCAGAACCGCCGCATCGTCAACCAGCATCTTTCCGAGGCCGGCGTCGTCGCTGAGCCGACGCTCGAATCAAACTCGATGATCGTGCTTTTCTCCCATGTGCGCACCGGTCGCTGGGCGAGCATCATGCCGTTTAACGTCGCGAAATCATTCGGCTTTCACGATGATATCAAGATGATTCCGATCGTCGAACCGGATGCCCGCCACACCGTTGGCCTGGTTGCGACCCATCGTGAACCATTCACGCCGCTGGTATCGGCGCTTTTGCACGAAGCGCGCATTCTCGGCGAACGAAATCAGGTTCAATAG
- a CDS encoding SDR family NAD(P)-dependent oxidoreductase, with the protein MFHPALFKGMNVVVTGGGRGIGLEVARQFLDCGARVFVHAGRSVGELPDFLETAATEGRAHVAAADFLADGGVEALAEAIRSRFDSVDILVNNAGTMVGRFPAAELTDEQYRTVVQLNQTSVVEMTRAMLPLLRKGTHPAIVNTVSISALTGGSAGSSIYSATKAFVSTYSKALARELAPEGIRVNCVSPGTITTEFHERYSSPEKLEATRKTIPIGRLGTAEDCAPAYLFLASHALAGYITGQVLEVNGGQLIA; encoded by the coding sequence ATGTTTCATCCGGCCTTGTTCAAGGGCATGAATGTGGTGGTGACCGGTGGCGGACGCGGCATCGGCCTTGAGGTGGCGCGCCAGTTCCTCGATTGCGGCGCGCGTGTCTTCGTGCATGCCGGGCGATCGGTCGGGGAACTGCCGGATTTTCTGGAGACGGCAGCGACCGAGGGCCGGGCGCATGTGGCTGCAGCCGACTTCCTGGCGGATGGCGGCGTCGAGGCTTTGGCGGAGGCGATCCGCAGCCGATTCGACAGCGTCGATATCCTTGTCAACAATGCCGGCACCATGGTTGGCCGCTTTCCGGCGGCGGAACTGACGGACGAACAGTATCGCACCGTCGTTCAGCTCAACCAGACCTCGGTGGTCGAGATGACACGCGCCATGTTGCCGCTTCTTCGCAAAGGCACGCATCCGGCGATCGTCAACACCGTGTCGATTTCGGCGCTGACCGGCGGCAGCGCCGGCTCCTCGATCTATTCGGCAACCAAGGCGTTCGTCTCCACCTATTCCAAGGCGCTGGCGCGCGAACTGGCCCCGGAAGGCATAAGGGTCAATTGCGTTTCGCCCGGCACCATCACGACAGAGTTTCACGAGCGTTACTCGTCGCCGGAGAAACTGGAGGCAACGCGCAAGACAATCCCGATCGGCAGGCTCGGAACCGCCGAAGACTGCGCGCCGGCCTATCTCTTCCTCGCCTCCCATGCGCTTGCCGGCTACATCACGGGCCAAGTGCTGGAGGTCAACGGCGGCCAGTTGATCGCTTGA
- a CDS encoding DeoR/GlpR family DNA-binding transcription regulator: MYLTGRQAEILELAKNEGRVLVEELAQRFSVTPQTIRKDLNDLCDAKILNRIHGGAIFPSGKENVKYDARRQIAAPEKQAIGRAAAALIPDNASLFINIGTTTEAVGEALLDHKELMVITNNINVANHLRVFPSIEVVITGGVVRGSDGGIVGEAAVDFIKQFKVDFAVIGASAIDHDGALLDFDFREVKVAQAIIANARHVILVSDSTKFERTAPVRIGHISQVQTFITDRCLIDNVRKICAEQDVRLIETEA; the protein is encoded by the coding sequence ATGTATCTGACGGGGCGGCAGGCGGAAATCCTGGAACTGGCGAAGAACGAAGGACGCGTGCTCGTCGAGGAGCTGGCGCAGCGCTTTTCGGTGACGCCGCAAACCATCCGCAAGGACCTGAACGACCTCTGCGACGCCAAGATCCTGAACCGGATTCACGGCGGCGCGATCTTCCCGAGCGGCAAGGAAAACGTCAAATACGATGCCCGCCGCCAGATCGCCGCACCGGAGAAGCAGGCGATCGGCAGGGCGGCCGCCGCCCTCATCCCCGACAACGCCTCGCTGTTCATCAACATCGGCACGACGACGGAAGCGGTCGGCGAAGCACTTCTCGACCACAAGGAATTGATGGTCATCACCAACAATATCAACGTCGCCAACCACTTGCGCGTCTTTCCCTCGATCGAGGTGGTTATCACCGGCGGCGTCGTTCGCGGCTCCGACGGCGGTATCGTCGGCGAGGCTGCGGTCGATTTCATCAAGCAGTTCAAGGTCGACTTCGCCGTCATCGGCGCCTCGGCCATCGACCATGACGGCGCGCTGCTCGATTTCGATTTTCGCGAAGTGAAAGTCGCCCAGGCGATCATCGCCAATGCCCGCCATGTCATCCTCGTTTCCGACTCGACAAAATTCGAAAGAACGGCCCCGGTCCGCATCGGCCATATCTCCCAGGTTCAGACCTTCATCACCGATCGCTGTCTCATTGATAACGTGCGGAAAATCTGCGCAGAGCAGGACGTTCGCCTGATCGAAACCGAGGCTTGA
- the glpD gene encoding glycerol-3-phosphate dehydrogenase → MAEQAIFDVFIIGGGINGCGIARDAVGRGYSVALAEMNDFASGTSSGSTKLIHGGLRYLEHYEFRLVREALMEREVLWAMAPHVIWPMRFVLPYHKGGPRPAWLIRLGLFLYDHIGGRKLLPATATLDMTRDPAGKPLKRLFTKAFEYSDGWVNDARLVVLNARDAADRGARIMARTRVISAKRDNGNWVVDTENAATGERRQIRARMLVNAAGPWVDAVLSAALGKNDVHNVRLVQGSHIVVRKKFNDPRAYFFQNPDGRIMFAIPYEDDFTLIGTTDRDYTGNPADVRISDAEVDYLCKAASEYFLEPIEKDDIVWTYSAVRPLFDDGASKAQEATRDYVLRVEGDRAAAPLLNVFGGKLTTYRRLSESALEKIGDAIGVKGAKWTAGSSLPGGDFPAKGYADEVAKLHKKYPFLAAGHVRRLVRLYGTRASALIGAAANEAALGHHFGADLYEAEVKWLIEQEWARHAEDVLWRRTKLGLKLTSGEATALEEYMRGAAHAAA, encoded by the coding sequence GTGGCAGAGCAGGCAATCTTCGACGTCTTCATTATCGGCGGCGGCATCAACGGATGCGGCATTGCGCGTGATGCGGTCGGTCGGGGATACTCCGTCGCGCTCGCTGAAATGAACGACTTTGCCTCCGGCACGTCGTCCGGCTCGACCAAGCTCATCCACGGCGGCCTGCGCTATCTCGAACATTATGAGTTCCGCCTGGTGCGCGAGGCGCTGATGGAGCGCGAAGTGCTCTGGGCAATGGCACCGCACGTCATCTGGCCGATGCGCTTCGTCCTTCCCTATCATAAGGGCGGCCCGCGCCCGGCCTGGCTCATCCGCCTCGGCCTGTTTCTTTACGACCATATTGGCGGCCGCAAGCTGCTGCCGGCAACGGCCACGCTCGACATGACGCGCGATCCGGCCGGAAAGCCGCTGAAGCGGCTCTTTACCAAGGCTTTCGAATATTCCGACGGTTGGGTCAACGATGCCCGACTGGTCGTGCTCAATGCCCGCGATGCCGCCGACCGCGGCGCCCGGATCATGGCGCGCACCCGGGTGATCTCGGCAAAGCGCGACAACGGCAACTGGGTGGTCGACACGGAAAATGCCGCGACCGGCGAACGTCGGCAGATCCGAGCGCGCATGCTGGTCAATGCCGCAGGCCCTTGGGTCGATGCGGTACTATCAGCCGCGCTCGGCAAGAACGACGTTCACAATGTGCGCCTGGTCCAGGGCAGCCACATCGTCGTCCGCAAGAAGTTCAACGACCCCCGCGCCTATTTCTTCCAGAATCCGGATGGCCGGATCATGTTCGCCATCCCCTATGAGGACGATTTCACGCTGATCGGCACCACCGATCGCGACTATACCGGCAACCCGGCCGACGTCCGCATCAGCGACGCCGAGGTCGACTACCTCTGCAAGGCCGCGAGCGAGTATTTCCTCGAGCCGATAGAAAAGGACGACATCGTCTGGACCTATTCCGCCGTTCGCCCGCTGTTCGACGACGGCGCCAGCAAGGCGCAGGAAGCAACCCGCGACTACGTTCTTCGCGTCGAAGGCGACAGGGCCGCGGCCCCGCTCCTCAACGTTTTCGGCGGCAAGCTGACGACCTATCGCCGCCTGAGCGAATCCGCGCTCGAGAAGATCGGCGATGCCATCGGCGTCAAGGGTGCCAAGTGGACCGCCGGCTCAAGCCTGCCGGGCGGGGACTTCCCGGCCAAGGGCTACGCCGACGAAGTCGCAAAACTTCACAAGAAGTATCCCTTCCTTGCCGCCGGCCATGTGCGTCGGCTGGTACGCCTCTACGGCACGCGCGCGTCCGCGCTCATTGGAGCGGCAGCGAATGAAGCAGCCCTTGGCCATCATTTCGGCGCCGACCTCTATGAGGCGGAAGTGAAGTGGCTGATCGAGCAGGAATGGGCCCGGCACGCCGAGGACGTGCTGTGGCGGCGCACCAAACTGGGATTGAAGCTGACGTCCGGCGAGGCGACGGCGCTGGAGGAATACATGCGGGGCGCGGCGCACGCCGCCGCCTGA
- a CDS encoding ABC transporter ATP-binding protein, with amino-acid sequence MLEMKKISKVVGGETHILPTDLVLERGSLNVLLGPTLSGKTSLMRLMAGLDKPASGSLIFDGTDVTGLPVQKRSVAMVYQQFINYPSMTVYDNIASPMRIKGSDAATIDREVRKAAELLKLTPYLDRTPLSLSGGQQQRTALARAIVKNADLVLLDEPLANLDYKLREELREELPKLFAASGAIFVYATTEPSEALLLGGNTATLSQGRITQFGKTINVFRRPVDLVTARTFADPPLNTIELIKSGSIFTFDGKHVLSVPAHLSALPDGPCTVAFQPHHLSFDRPFDGATPLTVKTAISEIAGSESFIHVGFSGARWVMLAPGIHDIEPDATLEVFVDIRHLMVFGPDGRAIGGTA; translated from the coding sequence ATGCTTGAAATGAAGAAGATATCCAAGGTCGTGGGTGGGGAGACGCATATCCTCCCGACCGATCTTGTGCTGGAAAGGGGGTCGCTCAATGTGCTGCTCGGCCCGACCCTTTCCGGCAAGACGTCGCTGATGCGGCTGATGGCCGGCCTCGACAAGCCTGCCTCCGGCTCGCTGATCTTCGACGGCACCGACGTCACCGGCCTGCCGGTGCAGAAGCGCTCCGTAGCGATGGTCTACCAGCAGTTCATCAACTACCCGTCGATGACCGTCTATGACAACATCGCCTCGCCGATGCGCATCAAGGGTTCGGACGCAGCCACGATCGACCGCGAAGTGCGCAAGGCCGCCGAACTGCTCAAGCTCACGCCCTATCTCGACCGGACGCCGCTCAGCCTTTCCGGCGGCCAGCAGCAGCGGACGGCGCTGGCGCGCGCCATCGTCAAGAATGCCGATCTCGTGCTGCTCGACGAACCGCTCGCCAACCTCGACTACAAGCTGCGCGAAGAACTGCGCGAGGAACTGCCGAAGCTCTTCGCAGCCTCCGGCGCGATCTTCGTCTATGCGACCACCGAACCTTCCGAAGCTCTGCTTCTCGGCGGCAACACCGCTACGCTTAGCCAGGGCCGGATCACCCAGTTCGGCAAGACCATCAACGTCTTCCGTCGCCCGGTGGACCTGGTGACGGCACGCACCTTCGCCGATCCGCCGCTGAACACGATCGAGCTCATCAAATCAGGCTCGATCTTCACCTTTGACGGCAAACACGTGCTGTCGGTTCCCGCCCATCTGTCGGCGTTGCCGGACGGCCCCTGCACGGTCGCCTTCCAGCCGCACCATCTGTCGTTCGACCGTCCCTTCGACGGCGCGACGCCGCTGACGGTAAAGACGGCAATCTCGGAAATCGCAGGTTCCGAAAGCTTCATCCACGTCGGATTTTCCGGCGCGCGCTGGGTCATGCTGGCGCCGGGCATTCACGACATCGAACCGGACGCAACCCTCGAGGTTTTCGTCGATATCCGCCACCTGATGGTCTTCGGGCCGGATGGGCGCGCGATCGGCGGAACCGCCTGA